From the genome of Anaerolineae bacterium:
TGGAGGTGGACGTGTTCACCCTCTTCGCCCACTACACTCGGGGAGACCTGGCCGTGGCCGGCATGAGCGAGGCCGAGTACCAGTCGCTCTACAACCAGGCCATTCCCCTGGAGCGCCGCTGGCAGACCTTCGCCCCCTACTGGGAGCGGATTCGCTGGACTTCCTACTCCCGCGCCGCCCTCCTGGCCGCCAAGAGGTTCTACGGCTTCGACGACATCAACGACGAGACCTACGGCCCTCTCTCCGAGGCCATCAAGAAAGCCAATACCCCCGGCCTCTACCAGCGAGTGCTGGGAGATGCCTGCAACATCCGCCTGGCCTTGACCCAGTGCCGCCTGACCCAGCTGGATTCACCCCTACTGGTGCCGGTCATGCCCATGGTCTACGAGATGGAGACCTGGGCCGACCTCGCCCATCCTCCCTTCGAGCCCGCTGCTACCATTCGCTCCCTGGACGACTACCTCGACGCCGCCCGGCGCTACGTCCTGCGAGTCAAGTCCGAAGGAGCGGTGGGGCTCAAGATGGTCTCCAATCCCTACGGCGACCCCGACCGGTCCGAAGCCATCAGCTTGTTTGAAGGCCTGCGGTCCGGCGCTCATGACCGTCTGCCCGGAGTCAACCGCCTGCGCGACTACGTGGTGGACCAGGTGGTGGCCTTCGCCGCTCAGCAGGACCTGGTCATCGCCGTCCACACTGGCTACTGGGGCGACTTCCGCCAGCTCGATCCCCTGCACATGATCCCCCTGCTCCAGCGGCACCCCACGGCCAGGTTCGACATCTACCACCTGGGCTACCCCTGGATGCGCGAGACGCTCATGCTGGGCAAGGGCTTCCCCAACGTGTGGCTTAACCTGGCCTGGACCCACATCATCTCCCAGCGGTTCGCCACCGCCGGGCTGGACGAGGCCATAGACCTAGTGCCGGCCAACAAGGTCCTGGCTTTCGGGGGAGACTACGCCGTGCCGGTGGAGAAGGTTTATGGGCACCTGGTCATGGCCCGGGAGAACATCTCCGAGGCCCTGGCCAGGCGGGTGGTGGAAGGCCAGATGACCGAGACCCAGGCCCAGGCCCTGGCCCACCGCTGGTTCTGGGAGAACCCGGTGGAGCTGTATCGGCTGGGGGGAAGGAGGGAAGGAGGGAAGGAGTAGAGGAGACAGGAGGGAAGGAGACAGGAGGGAAGGAGTAGAGGAGACGGGAGGGGAAGGAGGGAAGGAGTAGAGGAGACAGGAGTAAAGGAGACTGGAGGGAAGGAGATGGGCGAGGGGAGTGTAAGGGAGCCGGCGAGACGGTTTGATGACTTGGTGGTATGGCAGAAGGCGCATCAGCTGGTTCTGGACGTGTACGCCATGACTGAGGGCTTTCCCAAGCACGAGTTGTTCGGACTGACCTCGCAGGTGAGGCGTGCGGCCGTCTCGGTGCCGGCCAACATCGCTGAGGGGTTCAGGCGACGAGGCCACTCAGACAAGGTGCGCTTCCTCAACATCGCCCAGGCCTCGCTCGAGGAGTGCCGCTACTACTTCATCCTCGCCCGGGACCTCAACTACTGCCAGCCTCATGGCCCGCTAACGCAGCTGGACGAGGTCAGTCGCCTGCTGGACGCCTACATCGCCGGAATACACCGCTCCAGACGCAACC
Proteins encoded in this window:
- a CDS encoding four helix bundle protein; translated protein: MGEGSVREPARRFDDLVVWQKAHQLVLDVYAMTEGFPKHELFGLTSQVRRAAVSVPANIAEGFRRRGHSDKVRFLNIAQASLEECRYYFILARDLNYCQPHGPLTQLDEVSRLLDAYIAGIHRSRRNPP
- a CDS encoding amidohydrolase family protein; the protein is MNTNTVRESLVRAMEQFEIIDAHEHLGPEANRLAMEVDVFTLFAHYTRGDLAVAGMSEAEYQSLYNQAIPLERRWQTFAPYWERIRWTSYSRAALLAAKRFYGFDDINDETYGPLSEAIKKANTPGLYQRVLGDACNIRLALTQCRLTQLDSPLLVPVMPMVYEMETWADLAHPPFEPAATIRSLDDYLDAARRYVLRVKSEGAVGLKMVSNPYGDPDRSEAISLFEGLRSGAHDRLPGVNRLRDYVVDQVVAFAAQQDLVIAVHTGYWGDFRQLDPLHMIPLLQRHPTARFDIYHLGYPWMRETLMLGKGFPNVWLNLAWTHIISQRFATAGLDEAIDLVPANKVLAFGGDYAVPVEKVYGHLVMARENISEALARRVVEGQMTETQAQALAHRWFWENPVELYRLGGRREGGKE